A genomic window from Yoonia rosea includes:
- the hemN gene encoding oxygen-independent coproporphyrinogen III oxidase: MTHLDTLRRMGLFDARVPRYTSYPPATAFTPAQGAHFQVSCLQSLDPATPVSVYIHIPFCERLCWFCACRTQGTRTLKPVAHYLEVVKDELALLRATLPADVVMGQMHWGGGTPTILPPEMIRDLAQAVKDVIPPAPDFSFSVEIDPTLVDDAKIAALAEMGMTRASIGIQDFARDVQEAIGRKQSFAQTRACVDSLRAAGITSLNADLVYGLPFQTAAKLAATIAKVRALDPDRIALFGYAHVPSFSKRQKLIPDAALPGEEDRYHLTRRAAAAFAGSGYEPIGIDHFAKPADSLAIAAKTGHLRRNFQGYTDDTCPTLIGIGASSISQFAQGYVQNASATAAYIERVTAGQLAGHRGYEMTAGDRLRATAINMLMCDFAIDLERLAQHAGAAELAPIHETILQDFAGMVVKDAGHIRITPAGRALTRIVAQRYDGFAGIAAQYSQAS, from the coding sequence ATGACACATCTCGATACCCTCCGCCGCATGGGCCTTTTTGACGCCCGCGTGCCCCGCTACACCAGCTATCCGCCGGCGACTGCGTTCACCCCTGCGCAAGGGGCCCACTTTCAGGTCAGTTGCCTGCAATCGCTTGATCCGGCAACACCTGTTTCGGTCTATATCCATATCCCCTTTTGCGAACGGCTCTGCTGGTTTTGCGCCTGCCGGACGCAAGGGACGCGTACGCTCAAACCCGTGGCGCATTATCTTGAGGTGGTGAAGGACGAGCTTGCTTTGCTGCGCGCGACCCTGCCTGCGGATGTGGTGATGGGGCAAATGCATTGGGGTGGTGGCACGCCCACGATCCTGCCACCCGAGATGATCCGCGACCTCGCGCAGGCGGTCAAAGACGTAATCCCGCCTGCGCCCGATTTCAGCTTTTCGGTCGAGATTGACCCCACTTTGGTGGACGACGCCAAGATCGCAGCGCTGGCCGAGATGGGCATGACGCGGGCCAGCATCGGTATTCAGGATTTTGCCCGCGACGTCCAAGAGGCGATCGGACGCAAGCAAAGCTTTGCCCAGACCCGTGCCTGTGTGGACAGCCTGCGCGCCGCAGGGATCACGTCGCTGAATGCGGACCTTGTGTATGGGCTGCCGTTTCAGACCGCAGCCAAGCTCGCCGCGACCATCGCCAAAGTCCGCGCGCTTGATCCGGATCGCATCGCACTTTTCGGCTATGCCCATGTGCCCAGCTTTTCCAAGCGCCAGAAACTGATCCCCGATGCGGCCCTGCCCGGTGAGGAAGACCGCTATCATTTGACGCGCCGGGCCGCAGCCGCCTTTGCGGGCAGCGGCTATGAGCCCATCGGGATCGACCATTTCGCCAAACCCGCAGACAGCCTTGCCATTGCTGCAAAGACAGGCCATCTGCGCCGCAACTTCCAAGGCTACACCGATGACACCTGCCCTACCCTGATCGGGATCGGGGCCTCTTCGATTTCGCAATTCGCGCAAGGCTATGTGCAGAACGCATCGGCCACCGCTGCCTATATTGAACGTGTCACGGCAGGCCAGCTTGCAGGGCATCGCGGCTATGAAATGACAGCAGGGGACCGTCTGCGCGCTACCGCGATCAACATGCTGATGTGCGACTTCGCAATTGATCTGGAGCGGCTCGCGCAGCATGCAGGTGCAGCAGAACTTGCCCCGATCCATGAGACCATTTTGCAGGATTTCGCAGGCATGGTTGTCAAAGATGCAGGGCACATCCGCATTACACCCGCAGGGCGCGCACTCACCCGCATTGTTGCCCAACGCTATGACGGTTTTGCGGGGATCGCAGCACAGTATTCGCAGGCCTCCTAG
- a CDS encoding GNAT family N-acetyltransferase, producing MTKLAPQPFFPADDVPAIGSDMFEPWVAAQFGDDPSLTEIALPLPMATRLRPYLRREGNQGIIHKSGFLQTANLWRKHPEATYQSTELVPGPDGRDHPLRPQNPDGVVYERYFADADVTVSFRAIDIDCDLDMFHRWQNDPRVAYFWEEDRSKEELCEFLETRLSDPHNFSVVGEYDGQPVGYFEIYWAREDRLGAYFDAGPWDRGWHGLIGETAQLGRRKTSAWIRALTHYIFLDCPMTELVVGEPRVDNAKLLRYADAMAYDKIKEFDFPHKRSALMHCYRDKFFAKVPM from the coding sequence ATGACCAAGCTTGCCCCACAGCCGTTTTTCCCCGCAGATGACGTTCCCGCCATTGGGTCTGACATGTTTGAGCCATGGGTCGCCGCGCAATTCGGTGATGACCCAAGCCTGACAGAAATCGCATTGCCTCTGCCAATGGCAACCCGGCTGCGCCCTTACCTGCGCCGTGAAGGTAATCAGGGGATCATTCATAAATCGGGCTTTCTGCAAACGGCAAACCTGTGGCGGAAGCATCCTGAAGCGACCTATCAAAGCACAGAATTGGTGCCCGGCCCCGACGGGCGCGATCATCCGTTGCGGCCACAAAACCCCGATGGGGTGGTTTACGAACGCTACTTTGCCGACGCGGACGTGACCGTGTCATTTCGCGCTATCGATATCGATTGCGATTTAGACATGTTCCACCGGTGGCAAAATGACCCACGCGTTGCCTATTTTTGGGAAGAGGACCGTTCCAAAGAAGAGCTGTGCGAATTTTTGGAAACCCGCCTGTCTGATCCGCATAACTTTTCAGTTGTGGGCGAATATGATGGGCAGCCTGTTGGATATTTCGAAATCTATTGGGCGCGCGAAGATCGTCTTGGCGCATATTTTGACGCAGGACCATGGGACCGTGGATGGCATGGGCTTATCGGTGAAACAGCTCAGTTAGGCCGTCGTAAAACATCCGCCTGGATCAGGGCCTTAACACATTACATCTTTCTAGATTGCCCGATGACAGAATTGGTCGTTGGCGAACCGCGCGTCGATAATGCAAAACTGCTCCGTTACGCCGATGCGATGGCCTACGATAAGATCAAGGAATTCGATTTTCCGCATAAACGTTCCGCCTTGATGCATTGCTACCGCGACAAGTTTTTTGCCAAGGTCCCAATGTGA
- a CDS encoding SCO family protein produces the protein MKAAIFGTVTLAAAAALGIYAWQSQNTPAPCGDTAVAGSAIGGPFELVSETGETVTDADVITKPTLVYFGYTFCPDVCPLDSARNAQAAYILEDQGLDVGTIFISVDPQRDTVEVVRDFTDNFHEDMIGLTGSPEQVKAASQAYKTYYRAVEGDPEYYLVDHSTQTYLMFPETGFATFFRRDTPAEAVAEISACFMAQNS, from the coding sequence ATGAAAGCTGCGATCTTCGGAACTGTCACACTGGCCGCCGCCGCCGCACTCGGTATCTATGCGTGGCAGAGCCAGAACACACCGGCGCCATGCGGCGACACAGCCGTGGCAGGCAGCGCCATTGGCGGACCATTCGAACTGGTCTCGGAAACCGGCGAAACTGTGACCGATGCCGATGTCATCACCAAGCCGACGCTGGTTTATTTCGGCTACACATTCTGCCCTGACGTTTGCCCGCTGGATTCCGCACGGAATGCACAGGCGGCCTATATCCTTGAAGACCAAGGGCTTGATGTGGGAACAATCTTTATCTCGGTCGACCCACAACGCGACACGGTCGAAGTTGTGCGCGATTTCACCGACAACTTCCACGAAGACATGATCGGCCTGACCGGATCACCAGAACAGGTCAAAGCGGCGAGCCAAGCCTATAAAACCTACTACCGCGCAGTTGAGGGTGATCCCGAATACTATCTCGTTGATCACTCGACGCAGACCTACCTGATGTTCCCCGAAACAGGGTTCGCAACCTTCTTCCGGCGCGACACACCGGCAGAAGCTGTCGCAGAGATCTCGGCCTGCTTTATGGCGCAAAACAGCTAG
- a CDS encoding DinB family protein codes for MARYNAWQNSALREIVLTMDKAELRKDRGAFFGSIMGTLNHLLWGDTLWISRFDGGAGTDVTLKESVEMAVTPAVWAADRFRMDARIALWAQSVQAIDLVGNLDWYSGALGRQMSKPMALCVMQMFNHQTHHRGQVHAMMTAAGHTLPDTDLPFIPEDF; via the coding sequence ATGGCGCGCTATAATGCGTGGCAGAATTCTGCTTTGCGCGAGATTGTCTTGACGATGGACAAAGCCGAGCTGCGCAAGGATCGCGGGGCGTTCTTTGGTTCGATCATGGGCACGCTGAATCATCTGCTGTGGGGCGATACCTTGTGGATCAGTCGTTTTGACGGCGGGGCCGGCACGGACGTGACGCTGAAGGAAAGCGTGGAAATGGCGGTGACGCCCGCTGTCTGGGCTGCGGATCGGTTCCGGATGGATGCGCGGATCGCGCTTTGGGCGCAAAGCGTCCAAGCGATTGATTTGGTGGGCAATCTGGACTGGTACTCTGGCGCGTTGGGCAGGCAGATGTCCAAGCCGATGGCGCTCTGTGTCATGCAAATGTTCAACCATCAAACCCATCATCGCGGGCAGGTTCATGCGATGATGACCGCGGCAGGGCACACACTGCCCGACACCGATCTTCCCTTTATCCCAGAGGATTTCTGA
- a CDS encoding IucA/IucC family protein encodes MNSINATIAAPPRRGTPENWTFIAAEQALKAGHPMHPTPRSRDEMTHEAAQRYAPEHEGRFALEWYAVDRDNMQLGGEDAQTRFAMLAKADLDQSHDGCLIPLHPWQATQLAGDPRITTMIDNGTIRHLGAGRPAWAATSSMRSLYASHAPFMVKTSLSLRLTNSVRHLSLREVRRGLHISSLLLSPLGTKMRQECPTLNILGEPGYAAMIDEGGTLCPETIAVLRDNPFDGTSRGPVLLAALCEAAGNDVSPLGELVQRLGHNAGPRWFARFLDVAVYPVLEVRARHGLLFGSHQQNMMVGLKDGWPANVWVRDCQGTGHLESFHDHLTAFCPDVGEGTENIVPAEMGDGLLTYYVVVNTVMHTLATLVLDGAASEPELIDIWRNALRRWQRETPGDATLYTRLLERPGLTCKGNFSTSLSGVNEADGDAGGQLATFLEIPNPVLERQPA; translated from the coding sequence ATGAACAGTATCAACGCGACAATAGCGGCCCCACCGCGCAGAGGGACACCCGAGAACTGGACCTTTATCGCCGCAGAACAGGCATTAAAGGCGGGCCACCCGATGCACCCGACCCCGCGCAGCCGGGATGAAATGACCCATGAGGCTGCACAACGCTACGCTCCCGAGCATGAGGGCCGGTTTGCGTTAGAGTGGTACGCCGTCGATCGGGACAATATGCAGCTTGGCGGTGAAGATGCGCAGACCCGCTTCGCTATGCTCGCTAAGGCGGACCTGGATCAATCGCACGATGGGTGTTTGATCCCATTGCACCCGTGGCAAGCGACACAATTGGCCGGTGATCCGCGAATTACGACGATGATCGACAACGGCACGATACGGCATTTGGGGGCGGGTCGGCCTGCCTGGGCTGCGACGTCTTCCATGCGCAGCCTTTACGCATCTCATGCCCCGTTTATGGTCAAAACATCGCTCAGCTTGCGTCTCACAAATTCGGTGCGTCATCTGTCGTTGCGCGAAGTCAGGCGGGGTTTGCATATCTCCTCACTGCTTCTCTCCCCGTTGGGGACGAAAATGCGTCAGGAATGCCCGACACTCAATATTCTGGGTGAGCCGGGCTATGCCGCGATGATCGACGAAGGTGGAACACTTTGCCCGGAAACCATCGCCGTCTTACGTGACAATCCGTTCGACGGCACATCGCGCGGCCCCGTTTTGCTGGCCGCATTGTGCGAGGCAGCAGGCAATGACGTGTCCCCCTTGGGTGAACTTGTCCAAAGGCTGGGCCACAATGCCGGACCACGCTGGTTTGCGCGCTTCTTAGATGTCGCTGTCTATCCCGTGCTTGAGGTCCGGGCACGCCATGGGCTGTTATTTGGCTCGCATCAGCAAAATATGATGGTGGGTCTGAAAGATGGTTGGCCTGCAAATGTGTGGGTGCGTGATTGCCAAGGGACCGGTCATCTTGAGAGTTTCCATGATCATCTGACAGCGTTCTGTCCTGACGTTGGCGAGGGTACGGAGAACATTGTGCCCGCAGAGATGGGTGATGGGCTTTTAACCTACTACGTGGTCGTGAACACAGTGATGCATACGTTGGCAACACTCGTGCTTGATGGGGCCGCCTCTGAGCCAGAGCTGATCGATATCTGGCGTAATGCGCTGCGGCGTTGGCAACGGGAAACACCCGGTGACGCGACCCTTTATACCCGGCTGCTAGAGCGGCCCGGCCTGACCTGCAAAGGCAATTTTTCAACCAGCTTAAGCGGCGTGAACGAAGCCGATGGCGACGCTGGTGGACAGCTTGCCACATTCCTTGAAATCCCCAACCCCGTTTTAGAAAGACAACCCGCATGA
- a CDS encoding DUF4345 family protein, with translation MDILNIIFAILSIGLGCFGWLAPRYTMGALDLKAGVTTMGMSEVRASAGALFVGMGVGAVWLGTPEAYLMLGFCWTGAAMGRLTSLVLDGATRQKWTYFAVEAVVGLAAIGLNLG, from the coding sequence ATGGACATCCTCAATATCATTTTTGCCATCCTCAGCATCGGTCTGGGTTGCTTTGGCTGGCTGGCCCCGCGCTATACGATGGGTGCCCTCGACCTGAAGGCGGGCGTGACCACGATGGGCATGTCCGAGGTGCGCGCCTCGGCAGGTGCGCTCTTTGTCGGGATGGGCGTAGGTGCCGTATGGTTGGGCACGCCCGAGGCCTATCTGATGCTCGGCTTTTGCTGGACAGGTGCTGCCATGGGGCGGTTGACGTCACTGGTGCTGGATGGCGCGACGCGGCAGAAATGGACGTATTTTGCGGTGGAAGCTGTGGTTGGATTGGCCGCGATTGGTTTGAATTTGGGATAG
- a CDS encoding DUF1326 domain-containing protein, with protein MADKTRAPADRLPISQRIDQRMESNPLRRKMKPTEWAIKGELFLNCSCTVFCPCVVSLGAHPPTEGHCHAWMAIAIDEGHFEGEDLSGLNVGLLVDIPGRMAEGNWKVAAYVDERSTQKAYNGILKIFSGQAGGTTGLFTMLVSEIIGAEREKVEIVREGTKRGIYIGRKIQGEIEMMAGKSPDHPVMVSNSKYWMGPDIIAATGTKSKVRDYGRVWDFGGKSAEICPIDWKGPKP; from the coding sequence ATGGCTGACAAGACACGGGCCCCCGCAGATCGACTGCCGATTTCGCAGCGCATCGATCAACGGATGGAAAGCAATCCGCTGCGCCGCAAGATGAAACCCACTGAATGGGCGATCAAGGGCGAGTTGTTTTTGAACTGTTCCTGCACGGTCTTTTGTCCCTGCGTCGTCAGCCTTGGTGCGCACCCGCCGACCGAGGGACATTGCCATGCGTGGATGGCCATTGCCATTGATGAGGGGCACTTCGAGGGCGAGGACCTGTCAGGTCTAAACGTTGGTCTGCTCGTCGATATTCCGGGCCGGATGGCCGAGGGCAATTGGAAAGTTGCGGCTTATGTCGATGAACGCAGTACACAAAAGGCCTACAATGGCATTTTGAAGATTTTCAGCGGGCAGGCGGGGGGCACCACGGGTCTGTTCACCATGCTGGTGTCTGAAATTATCGGGGCCGAGCGCGAAAAGGTCGAGATCGTCCGCGAAGGAACCAAGCGTGGCATCTATATTGGCCGCAAAATACAGGGCGAGATCGAAATGATGGCGGGCAAATCCCCCGATCATCCGGTTATGGTCAGCAATTCCAAATACTGGATGGGGCCTGATATCATCGCCGCCACAGGCACAAAATCCAAGGTCCGCGACTATGGCCGTGTCTGGGATTTTGGCGGCAAATCCGCCGAGATTTGCCCGATTGACTGGAAAGGTCCCAAGCCTTGA
- a CDS encoding DUF2182 domain-containing protein, with translation MSHLIRSSLWLLFFGTILLSWLMLYMMAVDMDLDLLGRPGPMGQAMAEMDPRMPMDMPMARFGPLFAMWAVMMAAMMLPTLVPTLTTYEKLMVSADGTRAGWVGLLLGYFIVWVGFAAVIAGLQLALLFGGVINMLGIAPVWFSAALLIIVGAFQFTRIKEVCHGVCHAPMTYFLGHWKTGFSGGLRMGIGLGAFCVVCCWGYMALGFVGGVMSLAWMGLATLLMVFEKLPEIGHRVIKPVGVVLIAAGLGLAIF, from the coding sequence TTGTCGCATTTGATCAGATCATCGCTTTGGCTGCTCTTTTTCGGCACGATCCTGTTGTCCTGGCTGATGCTCTATATGATGGCGGTCGATATGGACCTTGATCTGCTGGGCCGTCCGGGGCCGATGGGGCAGGCGATGGCAGAGATGGACCCGCGCATGCCGATGGATATGCCGATGGCGCGTTTCGGCCCGCTGTTTGCGATGTGGGCTGTGATGATGGCCGCGATGATGCTGCCCACCTTGGTGCCGACGCTGACAACTTATGAAAAACTGATGGTCAGCGCCGATGGCACACGGGCAGGGTGGGTCGGTCTGCTGCTGGGCTACTTCATCGTCTGGGTGGGTTTTGCTGCCGTGATCGCCGGACTTCAGTTGGCCCTGCTTTTTGGCGGCGTGATCAATATGCTGGGGATTGCGCCGGTCTGGTTTTCCGCTGCCTTGCTGATCATCGTGGGGGCATTCCAGTTTACCCGCATCAAGGAGGTCTGCCACGGCGTGTGCCATGCGCCGATGACCTATTTTCTGGGGCATTGGAAAACCGGTTTCTCCGGTGGTTTGCGTATGGGGATCGGGCTGGGCGCATTTTGTGTGGTCTGTTGCTGGGGCTATATGGCGCTTGGATTTGTGGGCGGCGTGATGAGCCTTGCTTGGATGGGTTTGGCAACGCTGCTGATGGTTTTTGAAAAACTGCCCGAAATCGGGCATCGTGTGATCAAGCCTGTCGGCGTGGTCTTGATTGCTGCCGGCCTCGGCTTGGCAATTTTTTAG
- a CDS encoding IucA/IucC family protein, whose translation MGTYLLAKRRLLAKMISELTWEELLDPKGGPQFELRLASGAVYSFKAVRRIWDNLDIDLDSIQVSHSGAPCPLNFVVDARSELGMTPATEAMFLRELSNTLQQDQEMLSKNGHLTGSDIIKLAIPMLHAQLNGHPKAVANKGRLGWGVDDLARYAPENAETMQLFWIAADRTMLRVGGSAEFDADDALNSALGAHAKTLRLMATNMGVADTHVLVPIHPWQWTNTIKQSFVDEIASGRIVPLGLCGPDFIATPSLRTLTPLDGGPFDIKLSLGILNTSAWRGMPGKYIEHGGAISDWLEGIVANDPELSPVVTVLKEVAGYWYAHPQFESNADSPYRHHEMLGAIWRQNAEYLAGPDRQAVMAAALFHEDAEGRPLALAWAEQSGLSIQDWLSKLFAVTVLPLWHFLCKYGVGFIAHGQNVTVILNNGLPDGLAIKDFQGDLDLVDQNFDEMSGLAPQIRDLLPRKPPAYIVHDIQTAHFITVLRFLSAGLARANAIDEAEFYHLLRKVLHDYSTRHPSLSHRFALFDLFAAMMPKVCINRVRFAIGYDDSAERPLPARGRDLDNPLYLSP comes from the coding sequence ATGGGCACTTACCTATTGGCCAAACGCCGTCTTTTGGCGAAAATGATCAGTGAGCTCACTTGGGAAGAACTGCTAGACCCCAAGGGTGGGCCACAGTTTGAACTGCGATTGGCATCCGGTGCTGTCTACAGTTTCAAGGCAGTGCGACGCATCTGGGACAATCTGGATATCGACCTGGACAGCATTCAGGTGTCACATAGTGGTGCGCCATGCCCGCTCAATTTTGTCGTCGATGCGCGCAGCGAGTTGGGCATGACCCCGGCGACCGAGGCGATGTTCCTGCGCGAACTTTCCAACACGCTGCAGCAAGATCAAGAGATGCTTTCGAAAAACGGGCACTTGACCGGATCCGATATCATCAAACTCGCTATCCCGATGTTACATGCGCAGTTGAACGGACACCCCAAGGCGGTGGCAAACAAGGGGCGTCTGGGCTGGGGTGTGGACGATTTGGCCCGGTACGCGCCAGAGAATGCCGAAACGATGCAACTCTTCTGGATTGCCGCAGACCGCACGATGTTGCGTGTCGGGGGATCGGCCGAATTTGATGCAGATGATGCCTTGAACAGCGCCCTTGGCGCACATGCCAAGACGCTTCGCCTGATGGCCACCAATATGGGCGTCGCTGACACACACGTCTTGGTGCCAATTCATCCGTGGCAATGGACCAATACGATCAAGCAAAGCTTTGTCGACGAAATCGCATCTGGGCGCATTGTTCCGTTGGGCCTCTGTGGTCCTGATTTTATAGCCACCCCCAGCCTGCGGACCTTGACGCCGCTGGATGGCGGGCCGTTTGATATTAAGCTTTCGTTGGGCATTTTGAACACGTCGGCTTGGCGGGGCATGCCCGGCAAATATATCGAACATGGGGGGGCTATTTCGGATTGGTTGGAAGGGATCGTCGCCAATGATCCGGAACTATCGCCTGTTGTGACGGTCCTGAAAGAGGTCGCGGGCTATTGGTACGCGCACCCACAATTTGAATCGAACGCAGACTCGCCCTATCGGCATCACGAAATGCTTGGCGCGATCTGGCGTCAAAATGCGGAATATCTTGCGGGACCAGATCGGCAGGCGGTGATGGCCGCTGCATTGTTTCATGAAGATGCCGAGGGGCGTCCCTTGGCGCTGGCTTGGGCGGAACAATCCGGCCTCAGCATCCAAGACTGGCTGTCCAAACTGTTTGCGGTGACAGTCCTGCCGCTGTGGCATTTCTTGTGCAAATACGGGGTTGGCTTTATCGCGCATGGGCAGAACGTGACTGTTATTCTCAATAATGGTTTGCCCGACGGACTTGCGATCAAAGACTTCCAAGGCGACCTGGACCTCGTAGATCAAAATTTTGATGAGATGTCAGGACTTGCGCCCCAAATTCGAGACCTGCTGCCACGTAAGCCCCCCGCATATATCGTGCACGACATCCAAACGGCCCATTTCATAACGGTATTGCGGTTCTTATCGGCTGGGTTGGCGCGCGCCAATGCCATTGATGAAGCCGAGTTTTACCACCTACTCAGGAAGGTATTGCATGACTATTCAACCCGTCACCCATCACTTTCCCATCGTTTTGCCCTGTTCGATCTATTTGCCGCGATGATGCCAAAAGTGTGCATCAACCGCGTGCGGTTTGCTATTGGCTACGACGATTCAGCAGAACGCCCCTTGCCAGCGCGCGGGCGTGATCTTGATAACCCGTTGTATTTATCGCCTTGA
- a CDS encoding dimethylsulfoniopropionate demethylase has product MAVIAPSRRVRRTPFSDGVEAAGVKGYTVYNHMLLPTVFRSVVEDYHHLKAAVQVWDVACERQVELRGPDAARLMQMLTPRDLRGMLPGQCFYVPIVDETGGMLNDPVALKLTEDRWWISIADSDLLFWVKALAYGYRLDVLVDEPDISPLAVQGPLADDLMARVFGDAVRAIKFFRFGWFDFNGVSMAVARSGYSKQGGFEIYVDGTKNGMPLWNALMEAGKDLDVYAGCPNLIERIEGGLLSYGNDMTRENTPHECGLGRFCSTQTAIGCVGRDALLRVAKEGPTQQIRAIAIAGDIPVCNQVWPLMAKGKKVGQITSAAASPDYGTNVAIGMVRMTHWDEGTQLEVQTQDGPRVATVYEKFWI; this is encoded by the coding sequence ATGGCTGTGATTGCACCTTCGCGCCGTGTTCGGCGCACACCCTTTAGCGATGGCGTCGAAGCGGCCGGGGTTAAGGGATATACCGTCTATAACCATATGCTGCTGCCCACGGTGTTTCGCAGCGTGGTGGAGGATTATCACCACCTGAAAGCTGCCGTGCAGGTCTGGGATGTGGCCTGTGAGAGGCAGGTGGAACTGCGCGGCCCGGATGCCGCACGCCTGATGCAGATGCTGACGCCACGCGATTTGCGCGGCATGTTGCCGGGGCAGTGTTTCTATGTGCCGATCGTGGATGAAACCGGCGGGATGTTGAACGATCCCGTCGCGTTGAAACTGACCGAGGACCGCTGGTGGATTTCCATTGCCGACAGTGATTTGCTATTCTGGGTCAAGGCTTTGGCCTATGGCTATCGCCTGGATGTTTTGGTGGACGAGCCTGATATTTCGCCGCTGGCGGTGCAGGGGCCACTGGCCGATGATCTGATGGCGCGGGTCTTTGGCGATGCGGTGCGTGCCATCAAGTTTTTCCGCTTTGGCTGGTTCGATTTCAACGGTGTCAGCATGGCGGTGGCGCGGTCGGGCTATTCCAAGCAGGGCGGCTTCGAGATTTACGTTGACGGCACAAAGAACGGTATGCCGCTGTGGAACGCGTTGATGGAGGCGGGTAAGGATCTGGATGTCTACGCAGGTTGCCCCAATCTGATCGAGCGGATTGAAGGCGGGCTATTATCCTATGGCAATGATATGACCCGTGAGAACACACCCCATGAATGCGGGCTGGGCCGGTTCTGTTCGACCCAGACCGCGATTGGCTGTGTGGGGCGCGATGCGCTTTTGCGGGTGGCCAAAGAGGGGCCAACGCAGCAAATCCGCGCGATCGCGATTGCGGGTGATATTCCGGTGTGCAATCAGGTTTGGCCATTGATGGCCAAGGGCAAGAAGGTTGGCCAGATCACGTCGGCTGCGGCATCGCCGGATTACGGGACCAACGTCGCCATTGGCATGGTGCGGATGACCCATTGGGACGAAGGCACGCAGCTAGAAGTGCAGACACAGGATGGCCCGCGTGTGGCCACCGTGTACGAGAAATTCTGGATCTAG
- a CDS encoding FadR/GntR family transcriptional regulator — protein MKIDPHNPADLSAQIAKAIRDAIISGALPVDERLPSEAELADQFDVSRPTVREALKRLAAQSLIRTQRGATGGAFVNRLRFEDAYGQQITTSTLLLSMNDVSFATACEARYALERACAPLSASRRSADHLATMRAEAHRQLQPGLTDEAFCASDVAFHRALVDAAGNPVLSYQLAGAVEAMQPLMNMITFSARSREKIVALHTSIADAIEAQDAQAADTHLAALATYTQELAQNVIAERQSKRG, from the coding sequence ATGAAAATTGATCCGCACAACCCCGCAGACCTTTCTGCCCAGATCGCCAAGGCTATTCGCGATGCGATCATCTCTGGCGCTTTGCCTGTGGATGAACGCCTGCCTTCCGAGGCTGAATTGGCCGATCAGTTCGATGTCTCGCGCCCTACGGTACGTGAAGCGTTGAAACGGCTGGCCGCCCAATCGCTGATCCGCACGCAGCGCGGCGCCACCGGTGGTGCATTCGTGAACCGGTTGCGGTTTGAAGATGCATATGGGCAGCAGATTACCACATCGACCTTGCTGCTTTCGATGAATGACGTCAGCTTTGCCACCGCTTGTGAAGCGCGCTATGCGCTGGAGCGCGCCTGTGCGCCGCTTTCGGCATCACGGCGCAGCGCCGACCACCTTGCCACGATGCGGGCCGAGGCGCACCGCCAATTGCAGCCCGGTCTGACGGATGAGGCCTTTTGCGCCTCGGATGTCGCATTTCATCGCGCCTTGGTGGATGCAGCGGGCAATCCTGTTTTATCCTACCAATTGGCCGGCGCGGTCGAAGCGATGCAGCCATTAATGAATATGATCACCTTCAGCGCGCGGTCGCGTGAAAAGATCGTGGCCCTGCATACGTCCATCGCCGATGCGATCGAAGCGCAGGACGCGCAAGCCGCTGACACTCATCTGGCTGCCTTGGCAACCTATACCCAAGAGTTGGCACAGAATGTGATTGCCGAAAGGCAGTCCAAGCGTGGTTAA